CTTGCTCCATCTTTACAAACGGCTATTCCTTTCTCCAAGCATTCCTCCGTAACCTTCCAGAACAATAAACCAACAACAATTAGCACACTAAACAGAATCCATTTATTATTAACAATGCAGAGACAACACAatgagaacaaaagaaaaaaaaaagaaaactaacctttACAAGTTGTTTAAAACCTTCAGTTACTTCTCCACAGAAGAAAGTTCTTGATGTATCTCCATGGTAACCCTGTTGCAGTTTCAAAATCCacaaattttaatatgattCGATGTCTCAAGCTTTAGTGACTTAAAACAGTGTGTAAGTAAAACTGTCTACAGAGAAGTGAAAGAAGTCAAAAAGACTTACATCCAAGTAAACCGTGACATGGATGTTTATTATATCTCCACTCTACAATAAGATACAACAGTGAGTGGTAAACATATAAAATCCATTAAAAAGCACAATCCAAACCTGTAGCTGGCGAGAATCTGGTATCCCATGACACATACACTCGTTAATTGAAGTACAAACACTTTTAGGGAATCCACCATGCCGTTGACTTCGTCATCCCGGATCGATCAGCGGCGGAGTCACTGACAACATCCTTCTTCTGCTTCTCCGGTGGTCTCAATTCGATAACTTCAACCGGTTCTGAAAACAAATCGTAAACCGGATTTACTCTGACCCCCCAAAGAAACCCCCTATCCGAATCTACCAAATCTCCGCCTCTTCCGTTGCAGTTCCCAAGGCAGAGaacagtgagagagagagagagaagtcgagaaaagagagagagagagagagagagagagagagagagagagagagagagagagagagagagagtgctTCCATGGAATCCGAACCAACGGTTGCTGCCTCTGCACAACCACCACCAGCAGCAGCCACCGATGATCTCCAATCGAGCAACGCATCGTCCTCCTCAGCCGAAGCCGCCGCACGTCTGATCCACACCGTGGAGCAGCGGCAACTTCATCTCCTCGACAAGACGGTCCCTCAcaatggagaaggagaagagaatCATGTCGCTACAATTGTATAACTATTCAAGGGTACAATTGTATTTTGACCATTAAAAATTTGGTGGTATAGTTGGTTAGTGTATAATTGAAAAGTGGTATAAGGGAAATGGTATTTGTGGCAATTTCCCATAAATCACTCTATATTAATAAGAAACCTAAACAATAAGATTTAGTTTTATACAATACATAACACTAAGATATCAATCccatattcaaaataattatgttaatatcaaaacttataaaaagaaaagattaccCGCACGAATGTGCGGATTAAACTCTAGTATactataaaacataaaactctTTTTTGAGTTATCCTTCTGTTCTGaaagtatttataaaatcatatcatcccttatatattaattgagaagccTTATAACATTTTTTCGTAGTCATGTGTCATCACTCATCATTAGTATGATTTTTAGAATCATTAGAAAAATAGGTTGGTCcatctaaacatatattatatttttattaaaataaatattaaactgATTAGTAGTATAAAAggaatatttcatttatttcgTTAATAAAAGGTACATAATTACcgaatatgattaatataaatatatatatgacattaattaatgattatgaataataaatagttgataacaatttttgtattatcccttattttttgtttaattttatattattaaaaaaattaagcaattacgttaatcatatattaatttttttgacaGGTTTAAGTTGTGTATACAAATGAGGAAAGACGGAAGAATCAAATATTTCTTGTAGGTTTTGAGGTGTGGTAGAATCACAGGTCCGCCTTTTTCCTATATGCAAAATAAGTAGCCGGAGAATGCATCCATAAATCTTATGAGCTGGTGCCCACCGTGGCATGGCGTAAACGAGCTTGTCGAtatgaggaaaagaaaatggaTCCTTTGGGCATGATTTATTGAGGTTTGTGAAATCTATACACACTTtccacttcccattcttcttcttgaccACGACCACGTTGGCTATCCATTCCGGGTACTGGACCTCGTGAGTGAATCTTGCGTCGAGCAGGTTCATGACCTCTTCGTTGGTGATCGCGTTCATTTCAGGAGCGAACTTtctcctcttctgtctgacTGGCTCATGTTGAAGGCATATTTGCAGCTTGTGCATAATGGTTTCCGGATCGATACCTAGCATATCGACGTGGGACAAGGCGAAACAGTCGGAGTTGGAACTGAGGAAGTCAATCAATCTCCTCTTTATTCCTTCGGATAGCTTGGAACCGACCTTGAGGTGTTGAGTCTGGTCTTCTTCGACTAATGGCACGTCGTCTATTTCTTCGACCTCCAGCTCCTCAGCGTGATGAGTCGGAGGTTCGCTATGTAATTATTATAAGACTTTGGTCTTTCCTTTCAGAGTAGTCTGATAGCAGGACCGAGAGTTTTCATGGTTGCCCCTAACTGCTCTTGCGCTCCAAGAAGTGGAGAATTTCACCATTTGATGGAGCGTTAAGGAGACGGCCTCCATGTCATGGATCAAGGATCGTCCGAGAATCATATTGTAGGATGAAGGTAATCGACAACAAGGAACTAGGTCGACATGTTGATTCCCTCGACGTATATAAAAAGAGTGATTTCTCCG
This genomic stretch from Raphanus sativus cultivar WK10039 chromosome 3, ASM80110v3, whole genome shotgun sequence harbors:
- the LOC130509268 gene encoding methionine aminopeptidase 1B, chloroplastic-like, with product MCHGIPDSRQLQSGDIINIHVTVYLDGYHGDTSRTFFCGEVTEGFKQLVKVTEECLEKGIAVCKDGASFKKISLCMCLVLN